The Glycine max cultivar Williams 82 chromosome 3, Glycine_max_v4.0, whole genome shotgun sequence sequence AACCGTTCTAAacaacaagatttttttttttttttttactttgtggTGATTTCTCAACCACTTGAAAAACCGTGTTTTATTTGCAAATTTCTTAAACTTGGCAGCGGCTATAATCGCCAGtaatattgttttcaattttttacctTATGCATAGCGGCcgttttattgttatattttagCCAGTTTTCTTTTATATACATACCAGTGAGAATCTCGTGCGATGCACGGGTCTTTTATgacatttttattgaatatagtATTAATTGGGAAAACAGGGATTGAATCAAATGAGATTTATTTACGTTTTTAAacatttgtaataattaattagtgaaataaattatttaatttttttaaaaaaatatataataaaaaattatatattttagaaaaggtgtttaagaatttaattttcatatttttttgcaTAAATACATAATCAGGActgttttataattaattttattaataaatagttCCAAGCACAAGGCATTCCAGAACTTGTTTCACCACAAGAGTACAAAATTTTCAATAGCAAGTAAATACATTACAAGTACTCAAAAGGTAAAACAACATATTACCCTACCCCTTAAAAACGAAAAACTACCAATTGATGTTGACTTCCAAGATCTGATTGCCACCTCACAAAACTTTGCACTACTTCTCTATGTATCATATCTAAATAACACGTAGACAGCTCCAAATTCCAATCTTCTCCTACTGCAAGTAACTCTTGACATTAGCAATGTTGAGTCCTCTCACATTGATTTCTTGAAGCACCAAGTGAGGTGAAGAAATAATAAACAATGTCAAACTTGGATAGCAgaagaaccaaaaaaaaatagaagtagtTAAAAGAAGTTAGATAAATTTTGAGAAGCAAAAGTTCGAACCTAATTTAGCTTAGAAAACGGAGTAAAACACACACATGAGCAAATTAGTTTCacataagttaaattaaaactaTTGGTTCCAAAAGGAAAAACTGTCTACAAAATGTCTACACACTCAATTTTCTGAAATAGCATAAATTTGGCATAAATGACCCAACATTCAATCCTATGACAGTATCTTGTAGAGAACTCCCTCCATTACACTTTGCAACACAACACCAAGCTCTTGATGCCATTTTGATGAACACAACTTTCAAAGaccaatttttcttcaaaattgtcTTAGTCCTTGGTGATCTGCCAAATCTATTGTTTAAAGTCTTCAATTCAAGCTCTAGCTGTTGGAAAGGTGAGATTACATTGAGGATAGTTCCATGGAATATGATTCCACGTACGACATTGTAAAATTGAGTGTCATTTTGGCCTCCATATTGAGTTTCCATGTACGCATCATGGGTTGTTGGTGAAAGTTGAGATATCTTCATAAATGATCTAGTTTCCTTTAATAGAAAATCGAATTACAGGtgattttgttaaatttctttaaattacttttgtaactgcatattttgtttttatttgtttcatttatgGGTTAACTTAATCAATAAGTAGTTCCTATACTTGAGGAGCAAGtcacttttaattttcaattttcctaaAATTAATAAGTGATTAATTTCTGTTTTTCTATATATTGTATTGCTGCTCAAAACAATTTGATTAAGCAAAAATCATTATATTTCCTCCACCTTGTattgtctctcttcttctttgtttattatatttttcttctacaaaaccaacaattggtatcaagaGCCTCTTCTTAAGGAGCttgtgtgtttttatttttgatggaTTCTGAAACAAGTTTTTCCTAAGCCATTCCCGTCTTTACTGGGAAAAGTTTTGATCTCTGGGCAGTCAGAATGAAGACTTACCTAGAGGCATTAGATCTTTGGGAAGTTGTTGAAGAGGATTATGACGTACTTTCACTGTCAGATAATCCTACTATGAACCAAATCAGAATTCACaaggagaaaaaaacaaaaaaggaaaagtcgTGTCTATTTGCCGGTGTCTCTCAAACCATCTTCACAAGAATCATGGCTCTCAAATCAGCAAACGCAATTTGGGATTACCAGGAGATGCAAATGCTTAATCTAATGAGGGAATTTGAGTTGCAAAAGATGAAAGAGTCTGAGACAGTCAAGGATTACACAGACAAATCATTGGGTATTGCCAACAAGATAAGGCTGTTGGGTGGTGATTTTGCTAATTCCAGaatagttgaaatttttttggtaACGGTGCCGAAGAGGTATGAAGCATCTATAGTCTCATTGGAGAACACAAAGGATTTATCTAAGATCACATTGGCAGAAGTGGTACATGCCTTGCAAGCCCAAGAACAGCGAAGGCTGATGAGAGAAGATCGTGTGGTTGAAGGTGCACTTCAAGCCAAGCATCATGACTCTGCGAACAgcataaagaaaaatttcaagaaGAACCTGCCAGCAAGCAATGAAAATGgtgcaaacaaccaaaacaaaggtaagggaaaaaggaaaaattacccACCTTGTCAGCATTGCGGAAAAATGGGTCAACCGCCATTCAAGTGTTGGAGAAGACCAAATGCAAAGTGCAGTAAGTACAATCAGCTTGGACACGAAGCTgtaatttgtaaaagaaaatttcaacAACCTGAAGCTAATGCCC is a genomic window containing:
- the LOC102666775 gene encoding uncharacterized protein; this encodes MKTYLEALDLWEVVEEDYDVLSLSDNPTMNQIRIHKEKKTKKEKSCLFAGVSQTIFTRIMALKSANAIWDYQEMQMLNLMREFELQKMKESETVKDYTDKSLGIANKIRLLGGDFANSRIVEIFLVTVPKRYEASIVSLENTKDLSKITLAEVVHALQAQEQRRLMREDRVVEGALQAKHHDSANSIKKNFKKNLPASNENGANNQNKGKGKRKNYPPCQHCGKMGQPPFKCWRRPNAKCSKYNQLGHEAVICKRKFQQPEANAQVVEQNEEDYIFVATCYLMRSSSEC